The genome window GTGAAGCCAGGATCTGCCGCACCACAGGCCTTTACCCCTGCCGAGAAAGCCCTGGAATTAGAGGACCCGCGCCTGCACCGACAGAAGTATGTTTTAAACATATGCATAAATATGATAATATATAACTGTGGTATATGTGGTTTTTAGTTTGAAATTCTCAAATGGTGTTTTGAGTTTAAAAACACGTCTCGGTCCAAAATCTTTTGCACAGTAGGGGGTGCCAGAGCCATTTAGCAGTGGATTTGCTTGCAGTTGATTAGTGTGCAGCACCATCTGTTGGTGGCCTGTGGAAATCGCAGGCTTGATGTGCAGAGGACACAAAAGTCAGATTTTCCAATGAAATGTGGTCTTAGGAATCTCTGTGGCAATCAGAAACTTGCAGGAAGAACCCACTGAAGTTTTCAGTCTCGTTAGAGTGTGTTAGTCATGATGATTACTAGTAATTATTACTAGTTTGATCAGGTTTTAGAAAAACTTTGTTTAGGGATTAACTGCCATATGGCTATTGATGGAGGTTTGGCCTATGTATGTATATGGTCTTaaattgtttttctctctccctttccagtAGTCAGGGCAGCACCTCGCCGGGGTCCAACCATGTGGCCAGTGGAGCGTCCATGGGCAGCGGTGGTACTGGAACACTGCCCATCAGCGCGGGCCCTGGCCGGCCTCAGAGTGGCTTCACGCCCTCGCTGGCCACCCACTTCAACGAGAATCTCATCAGACACGTGCAGGGCTGGCCGGGGGAACACGTGGAGAAACAGGTACACAAGTCAGCCTCAGGGTGGCCGATGGACAGGCTACCGCAGATTGGGTTAAACATGACGTGTGTGTCATTAGGCAGGTCTGGAAAGCCATACCATTTTAAAACACGCTCCCCTCCAGATGAGAAATGGCCGAAGTTCCTTGGTAGTTGTTATTGTAGTATTAATTGTATGGTCATAGTTAATTTCATATCATGTTGTCTGTGGACTCGTTTGAGATGCTAGTCATTGCCCAGGGAGATGGAAGTCCTGTTCATGTGAGTGACTGTGGATTATACGACTCGTCTGTCTGTCCACTCCAGGTGGCCCGGCTGAGGGAGGAGGCCCACAACATGGGCAACCTGTACATGTCGGACATCTGCACTGAGCTGAAGAACCTCAGGTctttagtgcgtgtgtgtgagatccaGGCCACACTCAGAGAACAGAGGTGAGACTCCATCCACTGGTAAACCCTGCATAAGGCTGGCTGCAGACCGCTGCTCGAGCCGCGCTGAAAACGTGTGCATGCTAGAAGTAGAACCGGCGCCTATTTTTTTTCACGCGACACACAAGTGTGTTAGAAGCGTGTCCATTCAAAAGAGACAGGGAAGAGATGTTTTAATAGGCAGAGGGGCTGCCGCAGCGCCGCGTCACACGTTTCTGGTGTGAATAGAGATAGAAAACGCCCGACAGCCGCCACACAACTGACACGCAACAGACACGCAACAGCCTGCAGTCTGCAGCCGGCTTAAGAAAGACCCATCTGGGTTAAACATACAAAACCCCAAGACGATTAAAAATTGCAGTTGATTGTTAGTGAACATTCTCACTGTTTTTATATATTGAGATGTTTTAATATTATTTTTAAGACGTCAGATTTGGAATATAAACAAAActcttctattttttttaacaggATTCTCTTCTTAAGACAACAAATCAAGGAGCTGGATAAGATGAAGAATCAGAACTCCTATATGATTTGAGGGGCCTGAGGGGGTTAGTCACAAAACCAGGCTTTGTGacaacagaaatacacacacacacacacacacacacacacagacacagacacagacacagacacaaaccaacaccaacacacaccccacagaGCCTGTGAGCTCGGCTTTTTAGTGCTTTTGAGCACTCGAGTCCAGCGGCAGGGGAGATCTGTTAGTCAAGGCTGCTGAGGCTCCAGGAGCAGAGCCaagactgagagacagagagcggaCCACTGGTGGCCATCCTGAGGCCCAAGCTCCGAGCCCCAGTATCAGCAGAGCAGCCAGCGCACCCGACCCCTCCTCCCCACAACCCTGCGCTAGAGCCAGGACTTGACACGCCGGTGTGCTGGGCACTGCCGTGCTGCCTACTGCCCCCTAATGGTTTTCTCAAACACAGCAAATCCATGCCTGCTTGCCCCTGCGCTTTCTCTCATATTCCGCTCCAACTGAACCTCTTACTTTTgttcttttatttgtttgtttgttttaacttCTAAGCTTCAGAGAACTGCCTTGGGGCCAGTGAGTTTCATTCCTTATGTACAGTTTCTAACAAGAGTTgagttaataaaaaaaaaaaagcaaaacagaaaaaaaaaagttggatCTGTGAAGCGTACAGATCTGGGATGTTGTAAAAGCATTTGCACACGTGTAACTGCATCTGCCGGAGGCAGTGACACATAATGCCGCTGGGCCCTTGGTAGAACAAGCCTTGTGAGGTCATCAGCATGCGCCAATGGAGTTGGGGAGGGGAGGCGTTGTGGGTCCAAACAGCTCTGCCTTTGCATGGAACGTCAAAGATATCatgcacttttttttctttgcctGGGAAGTCATTATTATGTGGGTGTCTCCAGAAAAGTCGGATCTCATTTTTCTATATGATGAGCAGGAGGTATACGGTCGTGGAATTGTGTGGCGTAGGGGCTGCTCCGTATACATGTCTTGTGTAGTCCCTGCACTCACTatctttcccctccctctcacctGATGAGTGCTGTGATGTCAAGCTCCCACCAGCCACAATGCATTAGACTGATGGAATGGGAAGAAGGGCATAGCTTTGTATATGGTTTCTTAAATATATGAGAATAAAAGACTATTCTAACATATGTCTGTCTTGGATTTATTTATAAATACTTCTGATCCATAGGGTCTAAAGTTGTCTGTGTTGAAAGCTTTGCAGATGCACATGGTCAGATTTAAAccttatgtaggctatgtttactgtTTATGAATACAAGGTAGTTTTTGCAAGGTACAATTTAGCAGcctaaaatatactaaaatgtGTGATGTTTTAAGCAACTGCGCCACAAATAGATTATAAACGGAAGGAACCCTAGACTTCAGTGCTATTTCTATAGCTCATTGTCGTTCCCTGCACATATCCATAATTATAAACTCCTTGGAAACCTGTAAACCTTAAGAATTTAGTAGTCTATTATCTATCATTTGGCTACCATAGATGCTTTATCTTAGGACTACACAGCTTTtcaagtgactcaaaaaattaTGTGCACGCTTGCAATGCAGAAAGTTACAATGCACTGATTGTTGTCTTTCAGACCACTGTTGGTGGAAAAGGTATTTTGAAGAATAGACTAAATAGGCTACTATGACTATCATACCATTCTTCAGCAGATTGTAGAAAAGGAGTCAACTTCTTAACAGTTTCAGTTTAACTGGGTTAATTTTGCatgttttgttattattaatattattattattgaaggCACGAAAGAAATAATTGTAATTTCCATTAGGGCATTGAAGCAAGATTATGAAAACGACAAACCCATTCATGCAAATGGCAGTATGCATAATCCAATGAATTTCTTGGAAGGCGGAGAGTATGACAAGCAGGTTCTGAAGTAGGCTACGCGCAGACGTTGCGCTCTGCCGAGCTCTCCTTATTTTGCACTAATGCCACGGAAGTACCAGGACATTAACGGGGATACAGCTGTGGATCTAACAAAGACGTCTAACAAAACGCATTTGTGAAGATGATGGATGCGACGGAGCTGTGGACTACTCACTGAGCTATTGAAAATGGCTACATTGTAACGTCGGAGAGACATTTCTTACAACGAGCTAAAAGTTAACGAGTCTCAGTTTCTCCAGGGTCGATGTGATATGATTGTAAAATGTCATACACAGTTTGTCTTGGATGTTTGCTGTTTGTGTAAATCAACACTAACCTTAGCAACGGGCCATATTCATACAGTTTGGATAAAGGAAAAGTCTTTGAAACAAAACATTTGACTAATGGATCGGCATTTCAGTATCGTTTCCATGTGGTTACAACTGGAACTTTGTGCGTTGGCTGTTCTTCTGACGAAAGGTTCGTCTTGGATAGGCTACATCATAGCCGTTTGATGTCCACATATATATCTTGTTTTGTTGCCTTGCACTTACACTGTACACAGTTCAACACTGTTCACATAGGCTTACTTTAAGATTAATGATAAGACAAGCTTTTCATCCCACTGTCGGTGAAGGCTAATGGATTCCTGTCCTGCAGTTCATAACATAGCGCAGTTGTTGCTGATGGGTCTGTGAAGTCTGAAGTAGGCTATGTAGTGAGGCTTAGCCTATTTAAAtttgtgtaggctagtctaTGTCTTATCCACATTCTTTATGGGTTACTCAAACCATGTATAAAATAATCATGAATTGCATAGGCCTATAAGTTATTACTTTTGTATGACAGGGTCCACTTTTTCAAATCGAACTATTCTAAACAGTCCATCAGCACATGATGGTCTTGTAAATGAGCTTTTATGAGCTGATAAAGTAGAGctcattcaaattaaatttgcaTGTTCTATTGCCTACTGTTTTCTTTGTAGTATGGCTTATCCGTTTTTAAGGTTCTTACTTtgaataatgtaatataattattcattaatgtaataatgtaaataatataattattcaGTGTGCAATTCCATGTGCTTGAAAACTGGTTGCCTTTTCTATAGTCTATTTATACTTAAATGTGTTTTTTCACCATTGAATGGTCTCGCAGGTGAAATAAGGTGCTACTGTGATGCTCCACACTGTGTGGCCACTGGCTATATGTGTAAGTCCGAGGTGAACGCCTGCTTCACACGGAGTTTAGACCCGAGCAGCCCGCGCTCCCTGCTCTCCCACGGCTGCTACGATCCTCTGCTCAACTCGGACGACGTGTGTCGATCCGACGCCGCCTTTGACACGACGGGCCGGGGCTTCTCCATACTGGAGTGCTGTCACGAGGACATGTGCAATTACAGAGGCCTTCAAGACCTGGCCTACGGCAGAAGAGAAACTTTAGGTATGGATAAATGTTCTGTTTTGAAGCACTTGATTATGCTTATCTTGTATGTGAGGCCTTTCTTGACCTTTGTAGaaacaaaagtgaaaaaaacgTGTAACCATGAGACACAGAATGAGTGGAGTAAATTGTAATGGCCACCTGGTTTTCAAAAATCATGCTTAATTGACCTGAGTAGAATTTTGACAGGTCAGCTGTTAACTTCCATTCTCATCTATCATGTTTTAAGTGTAACATCAggatcacacacatactctgccTTAACTGCAGTTCTCTCAGCAGCAGGCCCTTTTTACTTCTTTTCTGTTTGACCCTAtgatcctctcctctcttctcttgctTGTAAAGTTTTGTCTCATGGCCCTCGTAGTGTTCCCCAGCCCTGATCCCTGTGTGTGCTTTTCTCCAATCTGACTTTGCTCTCTCCACCCCAGACCGACGGGATCGGCACCAGCAGTCGGAGGGCGGCGGTCGTCACCTAGTGGCGCGTGTCCAGGAGGCGCCATCCAGCCGGGAGGTGTGGTTCCGGGCGGCGGTTATCGCCGTGCCCATCGCTGGAGGGCTCATCCTGGTGCTGCTGATCGCTCTGGCGCTGCGCATGCTGCGCAGTGAGAGCCGGCGGCTGCGGCAGCAGCGGCGTGAGATGCTCTCGCGCCTTCACTACAGCTTCCACGGCCACCAGCTCAAGAAGGGCCACGTGGCCAAGCTGGACCTTGAGTGCATGGTGCCCGTCACGGGCCACGAGAACTGCTGCCTGACCTGCGACAAGATGCGGCAGTCGTCAGAGCTGGCCGGCGAGCGCCTACTCTCGCTGGTCCACTGGGGGAAGTACGGAGGCCGGGGCAAGATGGAGTttgtgtgatgttttttttttttctccccaaaACATCATGATGATAAAGCTCCCTGGTAGACTGAGACAGGACTTTTCACATCTCTGGCAGttcagaaagagaaaaaacaagAACGACAAAAACTTTGAAGTTCTGAGCATTTTAACCGTGTGGTTAAGGCTTTTTAATGGCACTTTATACTTGAAAACACAAGTTGGATCAACAGTGGAGGAGCTTGGGCTTTGGCTCATATAGAAGTCAACTGTACAGTAGCTGA of Alosa sapidissima isolate fAloSap1 chromosome 1, fAloSap1.pri, whole genome shotgun sequence contains these proteins:
- the bambib gene encoding BMP and activin membrane-bound inhibitor homolog (Xenopus laevis) b — its product is MDRHFSIVSMWLQLELCALAVLLTKGEIRCYCDAPHCVATGYMCKSEVNACFTRSLDPSSPRSLLSHGCYDPLLNSDDVCRSDAAFDTTGRGFSILECCHEDMCNYRGLQDLAYGRRETLDRRDRHQQSEGGGRHLVARVQEAPSSREVWFRAAVIAVPIAGGLILVLLIALALRMLRSESRRLRQQRREMLSRLHYSFHGHQLKKGHVAKLDLECMVPVTGHENCCLTCDKMRQSSELAGERLLSLVHWGKYGGRGKMEFV